A window of the Phaseolus vulgaris cultivar G19833 chromosome 5, P. vulgaris v2.0, whole genome shotgun sequence genome harbors these coding sequences:
- the LOC137835410 gene encoding signaling peptide TAXIMIN 1-like — protein MCNSNGDCRPLGFLLGLPFAFLALIVSIVGIVIWIVGLMLTCICPCCLCITVIVELALELVKAPLHVMEWCTSQIPC, from the exons aTGTGCAACTCAAATGGTGATTGCAGACCCCTGGGTTTTCTCCTGGGTCTCCCCTTCGCTTTTCTTGCCCTCATCGTCTCAATCGTCGGCATCGTCATCTGGATCGTTGG GTTGATGTTGACATGCATATGCCCCTGCTGCTTGTGCATAACAGTAATAGTAGAGTTGGCATTGGAATTGGTAAAGGCTCCACTGCATGTCATGGAGTGGTGCACCTCTCAGATCCCTTGTTAG
- the LOC137835409 gene encoding uncharacterized protein isoform X2: protein MQLLKLEATMVSLPASQLKPRFFSSSSSSSSSSCGVKVWPWRGLDEWRESHLNENRKWGENGPEPQPLFRDSTQLGQASSLAELGSIVLSTSDPLAKSQLSHMAYSMWRRHNLPLGISIPPSLPARPANPQLVSPKEIPSPKDSGLPLNAYMLHNLAHVELNAIDLAWDTVVRFSPYSEILGERFFADFAHVADDESRHFSWCAQRLAELGFKYGDMPAHNILWRECEKSSGNVAARLAVIPLVQEARGLDAGPRLVKKLVGFGDNRTSKIVARIADEEIAHVAVGVYWFASVCQKMNCAPDSTFKDLLKEYNVELKGPFNYSARDEAGIPRDWYDDASSMSNQDKKDKDGNKKQLSAVYERLSSIIAMEKENSSLTKPPE, encoded by the exons ATGCAGCTTCTGAAACTGGAAGCAACGATGGTTTCACTTCCGGCCTCGCAATTAAAGCCCAGATTCTtctcctcctcttcttcttcttcttcttcttcatgtggTGTCAAGGTTTGGCCATGGCGTGGTCTGGATGAATGGAGGGAGAGTCATCTGAACGAGAATCGCAAGTGGGGGGAGAATGGTCCAGAGCCACAACCCCTATTCCGTGATTCCACTCAATTGGGGCAAGCTTCTTCCTTGGCTGAGCTTGGTTCTATCGTTCTTTCCACCAGCGACCCACTTGCCAAGTCCCAGCTTTCTCACATGGCTTACTCCATGTGGCGCCGCCACAACCTCCCCCTTGGCATTTCCATACCCCCCTCTCTCCCCGCCCGACCTGCAAATCCCCAACTG GTTTCTCCTAAGGAAATTCCTTCTCCCAAGGACTCGGGTTTGCCCCTGAATGCTTATATGCTTCATAATCTGGCACATGTGGAGCTCAATGCAATTGATTTGGCGTGGGATACCGTTGTCCGGTTTTCTCCCTATAGTGAAATTTTAGGGGAGAGGTTCTTTGCTGACTTTGCTCATGTTGCTGACGATGAGAGTCGCCACTTCTCTTGGTGTGCACAGAGGCTTGCTGAACTGGGTTTTAA ATATGGTGATATGCCAGCTCACAATATTCTATGGAGGGAATGTGAGAAATCATCAGGCAATGTTGCTGCACGTTTGGCTGTGATCCCGCTCGTCCAG GAGGCTAGAGGACTTGATGCTGGGCCACGCCTGGTGAAAAAATTAGTTGGCTTTGGAGATAATAGGACATCTAAGATTGTGGCAAGAATCGCTGATGAAGAAATTGCACATGTAGCAGTTGGTGTCTACTGGTTTGCTTCTGTATGTCAGAAAATGAATTGTGCTCCAGACTCTACTTTTAAAG ACTTACTAAAGGAATACAACGTGGAACTAAAGGGCCCCTTCAATTATTCAGCTCGAGATGAAGCTGGCATTCCTCGTGATTG GTATGATGATGCATCATCTATGAGCAATCAGGACAAGAAAGATAAAGATGGCAACAAAAAACAGCTCTCTGCA GTTTACGAGAGGCTGTCATCCATCATTGCTATGGAAAAAGAGAATTCAAGTTTGACCAAACCGCCTGAGTGA
- the LOC137835409 gene encoding uncharacterized protein isoform X1, translating to MQLLKLEATMVSLPASQLKPRFFSSSSSSSSSSCGVKVWPWRGLDEWRESHLNENRKWGENGPEPQPLFRDSTQLGQASSLAELGSIVLSTSDPLAKSQLSHMAYSMWRRHNLPLGISIPPSLPARPANPQLVSPKEIPSPKDSGLPLNAYMLHNLAHVELNAIDLAWDTVVRFSPYSEILGERFFADFAHVADDESRHFSWCAQRLAELGFKYGDMPAHNILWRECEKSSGNVAARLAVIPLVQEARGLDAGPRLVKKLVGFGDNRTSKIVARIADEEIAHVAVGVYWFASVCQKMNCAPDSTFKDLLKEYNVELKGPFNYSARDEAGIPRDWYDDASSMSNQDKKDKDGNKKQLSAVSDPNNHSAHSCLREAVIHHCYGKREFKFDQTA from the exons ATGCAGCTTCTGAAACTGGAAGCAACGATGGTTTCACTTCCGGCCTCGCAATTAAAGCCCAGATTCTtctcctcctcttcttcttcttcttcttcttcatgtggTGTCAAGGTTTGGCCATGGCGTGGTCTGGATGAATGGAGGGAGAGTCATCTGAACGAGAATCGCAAGTGGGGGGAGAATGGTCCAGAGCCACAACCCCTATTCCGTGATTCCACTCAATTGGGGCAAGCTTCTTCCTTGGCTGAGCTTGGTTCTATCGTTCTTTCCACCAGCGACCCACTTGCCAAGTCCCAGCTTTCTCACATGGCTTACTCCATGTGGCGCCGCCACAACCTCCCCCTTGGCATTTCCATACCCCCCTCTCTCCCCGCCCGACCTGCAAATCCCCAACTG GTTTCTCCTAAGGAAATTCCTTCTCCCAAGGACTCGGGTTTGCCCCTGAATGCTTATATGCTTCATAATCTGGCACATGTGGAGCTCAATGCAATTGATTTGGCGTGGGATACCGTTGTCCGGTTTTCTCCCTATAGTGAAATTTTAGGGGAGAGGTTCTTTGCTGACTTTGCTCATGTTGCTGACGATGAGAGTCGCCACTTCTCTTGGTGTGCACAGAGGCTTGCTGAACTGGGTTTTAA ATATGGTGATATGCCAGCTCACAATATTCTATGGAGGGAATGTGAGAAATCATCAGGCAATGTTGCTGCACGTTTGGCTGTGATCCCGCTCGTCCAG GAGGCTAGAGGACTTGATGCTGGGCCACGCCTGGTGAAAAAATTAGTTGGCTTTGGAGATAATAGGACATCTAAGATTGTGGCAAGAATCGCTGATGAAGAAATTGCACATGTAGCAGTTGGTGTCTACTGGTTTGCTTCTGTATGTCAGAAAATGAATTGTGCTCCAGACTCTACTTTTAAAG ACTTACTAAAGGAATACAACGTGGAACTAAAGGGCCCCTTCAATTATTCAGCTCGAGATGAAGCTGGCATTCCTCGTGATTG GTATGATGATGCATCATCTATGAGCAATCAGGACAAGAAAGATAAAGATGGCAACAAAAAACAGCTCTCTGCAGTTAGTGACCCTAACAATCATTCTGCTCAttctt GTTTACGAGAGGCTGTCATCCATCATTGCTATGGAAAAAGAGAATTCAAGTTTGACCAAACCGCCTGA
- the LOC137835407 gene encoding transcription factor GTE4 isoform X3: MASGKTDGDDGGKREQRYTERKVYTRKAFKGLKNKGNAVNVAPHTTAATITNDGDDSSGTVTAVYYNSKDNITVDNGNPRSKDNCNNALVQQGLEDGNSARPYVNRASDEPSSVPAMLEWLPGPESFVRLSLNWRSKPELRRRLESELNTVRNLVSRIEEKLGVLGRYGNSDVMVDSGIGKGVGTKRAHSEVASAVVPPREHSQPLHQLSLSVLENSQGVGEIVEKEKRTPKANQFYRNSEFLLGKERFPPSGSNKKSKLNGKKHDAGEMGHGMGLKLLKSCGSLLEKLMKHKHGWVFNTPVDVEGLGLHDYFDIIPHPMDLGAVKSRLNKNLYKSPKEFAEDVRLTFRNAMTYNPKGQDVHVMAEQLSDVFEERWAVIESNYNHDMRFDLDYGAAGRSPSLLSRKAPAFRPPPIDMRRILDRSESMTQPPKIMSITPSSRTPAPKKPKAKDPHKRDMTYEEKQKLSTNLQDLPSEKLDAIVQIIKKRNSALSQHDEEIEVDIDSVDTETLWELDRFVTNYKKSLSKNKRKLELAIQARAQAEKNALQKIQAPVMVEISKEAQTADERNIPQSLPVQEEVQADGSKTSGSSSSSSDSGSSSNSDTGSSSASGSDAE; this comes from the exons ATGGCTTCGGGGAAAACTGATGGAGATGATGGGGGAAAAAGGGAGCAGAGATACACCGAGAGAAAGGTCTACACTAGGAAAGCGTTTAAAGGTCTTAAGAACAAAGGCAACGCCGTGAACGTCGCTCCTCATACTACCGCTGCAACTATTACCAACGACGGCGACGACAGTTCGGGTACCGTTACCGCCGTCTATTACAACAGTAAGGATAACATTACTGTCGATAACGGTAACCCTAGGTCTAAGGATAATTGCAATAACGCCTTGGTTCAGCAGGGGCTGGAGGATGGGAATTCAGCTCGGCCGTACGTAAACCGTGCTTCGGATGAGCCTTCTAGTGTTCCGGCCATGCTAGAGTGGTTGCCGGGACCGGAAAGTTTTGTTAGGCTAAGTTTGAATTGGCGGTCGAAGCCGGAGTTAAGGAGGAGGCTTGAGAGTGAGCTCAATACGGTCAGGAATTTGGTGAGTAGGATTGAAGAGAAGTTGGGGGTACTTGGTCGGTATGGTAATTCAGATGTGATGGTGGATAGTGGGATTGGTAAAGGGGTTGGAACTAAGCGTGCTCACTCGGAGGTGGCATCGGCTGTTGTTCCACCGCGAGAGCATTCTCAACCTTTGCATCAGTTGAGTTTGTCAGTGTTGGAGAATAGTCAAGGGGTTGGAGAAATCGTTGAGAAGGAGAAGAGGACGCCCAAGGCAAACCAGTTCTATCGCAATTCGGAGTTCTTGCTTGGGAAAGAAAGGTTTCCACCTTCAGGGAGTAACAAGAAGTCTAAATTGAATGGGAAGAAGCATGATGCAGGTGAGATGGGACATGGAATGGGATTGAAGCTTTTGAAGAGTTGTGGTTCGTTGCTTGAGAAATTGATGAAGCACAAGCATGGTTGGGTGTTTAATACTCCAGTTGACGTTGAGGGTCTTGGTTTACACGATTATTTTGATATCATCCCGCATCCAATGGACCTGGGTGCTGTGAAGTCACGGCTGAACAAGAATTTGTACAAATCACCCAAGGAGTTTGCTGAGGATGTGAGACTTACATTTCGCAATGCCATGACTTATAATCCCAAAGGACAAGACGTTCATGTAATGGCTGAGCAGCTGTCAGATGTATTTGAGGAGAGATGGGCTGTAATAGAGTCAAATTACAACCACGACATGAGATTTGACCTAGATTATGGTGCGGCTGGTCGTTCACCTTCACTTCTGTCTAGAAAGGCTCCTGCATTTAGACCCCCGCCTATTGATATGAGACGGATTTTGGATAGGTCAGAATCAATGACGCAACCTCCAAAAATCATGAGTATCACTCCTTCGTCTCGAACCCCTGCTCCCAAAAAGCCCAAGGCCAAAGACCCTCATAAAAGAGACATGACATATGAGGAAAAGCAAAAACTCAGCACAAATCTTCAGGATCTACCTTCTGAGAAGCTAGATGCCATTGTACAGATCATTAAGAAGAGAAACTCAGCACTTTCCCAGCATGATGAAGAAATTGAAGTGGACATTGATAGTGTGGATACGGAGACTCTCTGGGAGCTTGATAGATTTGTGACCAACTATAAGAAAAGCTTGAGCAAAAATAAGAGGAAGCTTGAACTTGCTATTCAAGCTAGAGCACAAGCTGAGAAGAATGCCCTGCAGAAG ATTCAGGCACCAGTTATGGTTGAGATTTCAAAAGAAGCACAAACAG CAGATGAAAGAAATATTCCCCAATCCTTGCCCGTGCAAGAAGAAGTTCAAGCGGATGGGAGTAAGACAAGTGGTTCAAGCAGCTCCAGCAGTGATTCAGGCTCTTCATCAA ATTCTGATACTGGTAGTTCTTCAGCCTCTGGGTCTGATGCTGAGTAA
- the LOC137835407 gene encoding transcription factor GTE4 isoform X4, with translation MASGKTDGDDGGKREQRYTERKVYTRKAFKGLKNKGNAVNVAPHTTAATITNDGDDSSGTVTAVYYNSKDNITVDNGNPRSKDNCNNALVQQGLEDGNSARPYVNRASDEPSSVPAMLEWLPGPESFVRLSLNWRSKPELRRRLESELNTVRNLVSRIEEKLGVLGRYGNSDVMVDSGIGKGVGTKRAHSEVASAVVPPREHSQPLHQLSLSVLENSQGVGEIVEKEKRTPKANQFYRNSEFLLGKERFPPSGSNKKSKLNGKKHDAGEMGHGMGLKLLKSCGSLLEKLMKHKHGWVFNTPVDVEGLGLHDYFDIIPHPMDLGAVKSRLNKNLYKSPKEFAEDVRLTFRNAMTYNPKGQDVHVMAEQLSDVFEERWAVIESNYNHDMRFDLDYGAAGRSPSLLSRKAPAFRPPPIDMRRILDRSESMTQPPKIMSITPSSRTPAPKKPKAKDPHKRDMTYEEKQKLSTNLQDLPSEKLDAIVQIIKKRNSALSQHDEEIEVDIDSVDTETLWELDRFVTNYKKSLSKNKRKLELAIQARAQAEKNALQKIQAPVMVEISKEAQTDERNIPQSLPVQEEVQADGSKTSGSSSSSSDSGSSSNSDTGSSSASGSDAE, from the exons ATGGCTTCGGGGAAAACTGATGGAGATGATGGGGGAAAAAGGGAGCAGAGATACACCGAGAGAAAGGTCTACACTAGGAAAGCGTTTAAAGGTCTTAAGAACAAAGGCAACGCCGTGAACGTCGCTCCTCATACTACCGCTGCAACTATTACCAACGACGGCGACGACAGTTCGGGTACCGTTACCGCCGTCTATTACAACAGTAAGGATAACATTACTGTCGATAACGGTAACCCTAGGTCTAAGGATAATTGCAATAACGCCTTGGTTCAGCAGGGGCTGGAGGATGGGAATTCAGCTCGGCCGTACGTAAACCGTGCTTCGGATGAGCCTTCTAGTGTTCCGGCCATGCTAGAGTGGTTGCCGGGACCGGAAAGTTTTGTTAGGCTAAGTTTGAATTGGCGGTCGAAGCCGGAGTTAAGGAGGAGGCTTGAGAGTGAGCTCAATACGGTCAGGAATTTGGTGAGTAGGATTGAAGAGAAGTTGGGGGTACTTGGTCGGTATGGTAATTCAGATGTGATGGTGGATAGTGGGATTGGTAAAGGGGTTGGAACTAAGCGTGCTCACTCGGAGGTGGCATCGGCTGTTGTTCCACCGCGAGAGCATTCTCAACCTTTGCATCAGTTGAGTTTGTCAGTGTTGGAGAATAGTCAAGGGGTTGGAGAAATCGTTGAGAAGGAGAAGAGGACGCCCAAGGCAAACCAGTTCTATCGCAATTCGGAGTTCTTGCTTGGGAAAGAAAGGTTTCCACCTTCAGGGAGTAACAAGAAGTCTAAATTGAATGGGAAGAAGCATGATGCAGGTGAGATGGGACATGGAATGGGATTGAAGCTTTTGAAGAGTTGTGGTTCGTTGCTTGAGAAATTGATGAAGCACAAGCATGGTTGGGTGTTTAATACTCCAGTTGACGTTGAGGGTCTTGGTTTACACGATTATTTTGATATCATCCCGCATCCAATGGACCTGGGTGCTGTGAAGTCACGGCTGAACAAGAATTTGTACAAATCACCCAAGGAGTTTGCTGAGGATGTGAGACTTACATTTCGCAATGCCATGACTTATAATCCCAAAGGACAAGACGTTCATGTAATGGCTGAGCAGCTGTCAGATGTATTTGAGGAGAGATGGGCTGTAATAGAGTCAAATTACAACCACGACATGAGATTTGACCTAGATTATGGTGCGGCTGGTCGTTCACCTTCACTTCTGTCTAGAAAGGCTCCTGCATTTAGACCCCCGCCTATTGATATGAGACGGATTTTGGATAGGTCAGAATCAATGACGCAACCTCCAAAAATCATGAGTATCACTCCTTCGTCTCGAACCCCTGCTCCCAAAAAGCCCAAGGCCAAAGACCCTCATAAAAGAGACATGACATATGAGGAAAAGCAAAAACTCAGCACAAATCTTCAGGATCTACCTTCTGAGAAGCTAGATGCCATTGTACAGATCATTAAGAAGAGAAACTCAGCACTTTCCCAGCATGATGAAGAAATTGAAGTGGACATTGATAGTGTGGATACGGAGACTCTCTGGGAGCTTGATAGATTTGTGACCAACTATAAGAAAAGCTTGAGCAAAAATAAGAGGAAGCTTGAACTTGCTATTCAAGCTAGAGCACAAGCTGAGAAGAATGCCCTGCAGAAG ATTCAGGCACCAGTTATGGTTGAGATTTCAAAAGAAGCACAAACAG ATGAAAGAAATATTCCCCAATCCTTGCCCGTGCAAGAAGAAGTTCAAGCGGATGGGAGTAAGACAAGTGGTTCAAGCAGCTCCAGCAGTGATTCAGGCTCTTCATCAA ATTCTGATACTGGTAGTTCTTCAGCCTCTGGGTCTGATGCTGAGTAA
- the LOC137835407 gene encoding transcription factor GTE4 isoform X1 yields MASGKTDGDDGGKREQRYTERKVYTRKAFKGLKNKGNAVNVAPHTTAATITNDGDDSSGTVTAVYYNSKDNITVDNGNPRSKDNCNNALVQQGLEDGNSARPYVNRASDEPSSVPAMLEWLPGPESFVRLSLNWRSKPELRRRLESELNTVRNLVSRIEEKLGVLGRYGNSDVMVDSGIGKGVGTKRAHSEVASAVVPPREHSQPLHQLSLSVLENSQGVGEIVEKEKRTPKANQFYRNSEFLLGKERFPPSGSNKKSKLNGKKHDAGEMGHGMGLKLLKSCGSLLEKLMKHKHGWVFNTPVDVEGLGLHDYFDIIPHPMDLGAVKSRLNKNLYKSPKEFAEDVRLTFRNAMTYNPKGQDVHVMAEQLSDVFEERWAVIESNYNHDMRFDLDYGAAGRSPSLLSRKAPAFRPPPIDMRRILDRSESMTQPPKIMSITPSSRTPAPKKPKAKDPHKRDMTYEEKQKLSTNLQDLPSEKLDAIVQIIKKRNSALSQHDEEIEVDIDSVDTETLWELDRFVTNYKKSLSKNKRKLELAIQARAQAEKNALQKIQAPVMVEISKEAQTADERNIPQSLPVQEEVQADGSKTSGSSSSSSDSGSSSSVTLINYLVKRYLNHYYSCYCMFTSAYRFSRVLSDFYLFYFCRF; encoded by the exons ATGGCTTCGGGGAAAACTGATGGAGATGATGGGGGAAAAAGGGAGCAGAGATACACCGAGAGAAAGGTCTACACTAGGAAAGCGTTTAAAGGTCTTAAGAACAAAGGCAACGCCGTGAACGTCGCTCCTCATACTACCGCTGCAACTATTACCAACGACGGCGACGACAGTTCGGGTACCGTTACCGCCGTCTATTACAACAGTAAGGATAACATTACTGTCGATAACGGTAACCCTAGGTCTAAGGATAATTGCAATAACGCCTTGGTTCAGCAGGGGCTGGAGGATGGGAATTCAGCTCGGCCGTACGTAAACCGTGCTTCGGATGAGCCTTCTAGTGTTCCGGCCATGCTAGAGTGGTTGCCGGGACCGGAAAGTTTTGTTAGGCTAAGTTTGAATTGGCGGTCGAAGCCGGAGTTAAGGAGGAGGCTTGAGAGTGAGCTCAATACGGTCAGGAATTTGGTGAGTAGGATTGAAGAGAAGTTGGGGGTACTTGGTCGGTATGGTAATTCAGATGTGATGGTGGATAGTGGGATTGGTAAAGGGGTTGGAACTAAGCGTGCTCACTCGGAGGTGGCATCGGCTGTTGTTCCACCGCGAGAGCATTCTCAACCTTTGCATCAGTTGAGTTTGTCAGTGTTGGAGAATAGTCAAGGGGTTGGAGAAATCGTTGAGAAGGAGAAGAGGACGCCCAAGGCAAACCAGTTCTATCGCAATTCGGAGTTCTTGCTTGGGAAAGAAAGGTTTCCACCTTCAGGGAGTAACAAGAAGTCTAAATTGAATGGGAAGAAGCATGATGCAGGTGAGATGGGACATGGAATGGGATTGAAGCTTTTGAAGAGTTGTGGTTCGTTGCTTGAGAAATTGATGAAGCACAAGCATGGTTGGGTGTTTAATACTCCAGTTGACGTTGAGGGTCTTGGTTTACACGATTATTTTGATATCATCCCGCATCCAATGGACCTGGGTGCTGTGAAGTCACGGCTGAACAAGAATTTGTACAAATCACCCAAGGAGTTTGCTGAGGATGTGAGACTTACATTTCGCAATGCCATGACTTATAATCCCAAAGGACAAGACGTTCATGTAATGGCTGAGCAGCTGTCAGATGTATTTGAGGAGAGATGGGCTGTAATAGAGTCAAATTACAACCACGACATGAGATTTGACCTAGATTATGGTGCGGCTGGTCGTTCACCTTCACTTCTGTCTAGAAAGGCTCCTGCATTTAGACCCCCGCCTATTGATATGAGACGGATTTTGGATAGGTCAGAATCAATGACGCAACCTCCAAAAATCATGAGTATCACTCCTTCGTCTCGAACCCCTGCTCCCAAAAAGCCCAAGGCCAAAGACCCTCATAAAAGAGACATGACATATGAGGAAAAGCAAAAACTCAGCACAAATCTTCAGGATCTACCTTCTGAGAAGCTAGATGCCATTGTACAGATCATTAAGAAGAGAAACTCAGCACTTTCCCAGCATGATGAAGAAATTGAAGTGGACATTGATAGTGTGGATACGGAGACTCTCTGGGAGCTTGATAGATTTGTGACCAACTATAAGAAAAGCTTGAGCAAAAATAAGAGGAAGCTTGAACTTGCTATTCAAGCTAGAGCACAAGCTGAGAAGAATGCCCTGCAGAAG ATTCAGGCACCAGTTATGGTTGAGATTTCAAAAGAAGCACAAACAG CAGATGAAAGAAATATTCCCCAATCCTTGCCCGTGCAAGAAGAAGTTCAAGCGGATGGGAGTAAGACAAGTGGTTCAAGCAGCTCCAGCAGTGATTCAGGCTCTTCATCAAGTGTTACTTTGATTAATTATTTAGTCAAGAGATATCTTAACCATTATTATTCTTGCTACTGCATGTTCACTTCTGCTTATCGTTTTAGTCGTGTTCTgtctgatttttatttattttatttttgcagATTCTGA
- the LOC137835407 gene encoding transcription factor GTE4 isoform X2 yields MASGKTDGDDGGKREQRYTERKVYTRKAFKGLKNKGNAVNVAPHTTAATITNDGDDSSGTVTAVYYNSKDNITVDNGNPRSKDNCNNALVQQGLEDGNSARPYVNRASDEPSSVPAMLEWLPGPESFVRLSLNWRSKPELRRRLESELNTVRNLVSRIEEKLGVLGRYGNSDVMVDSGIGKGVGTKRAHSEVASAVVPPREHSQPLHQLSLSVLENSQGVGEIVEKEKRTPKANQFYRNSEFLLGKERFPPSGSNKKSKLNGKKHDAGEMGHGMGLKLLKSCGSLLEKLMKHKHGWVFNTPVDVEGLGLHDYFDIIPHPMDLGAVKSRLNKNLYKSPKEFAEDVRLTFRNAMTYNPKGQDVHVMAEQLSDVFEERWAVIESNYNHDMRFDLDYGAAGRSPSLLSRKAPAFRPPPIDMRRILDRSESMTQPPKIMSITPSSRTPAPKKPKAKDPHKRDMTYEEKQKLSTNLQDLPSEKLDAIVQIIKKRNSALSQHDEEIEVDIDSVDTETLWELDRFVTNYKKSLSKNKRKLELAIQARAQAEKNALQKIQAPVMVEISKEAQTDERNIPQSLPVQEEVQADGSKTSGSSSSSSDSGSSSSVTLINYLVKRYLNHYYSCYCMFTSAYRFSRVLSDFYLFYFCRF; encoded by the exons ATGGCTTCGGGGAAAACTGATGGAGATGATGGGGGAAAAAGGGAGCAGAGATACACCGAGAGAAAGGTCTACACTAGGAAAGCGTTTAAAGGTCTTAAGAACAAAGGCAACGCCGTGAACGTCGCTCCTCATACTACCGCTGCAACTATTACCAACGACGGCGACGACAGTTCGGGTACCGTTACCGCCGTCTATTACAACAGTAAGGATAACATTACTGTCGATAACGGTAACCCTAGGTCTAAGGATAATTGCAATAACGCCTTGGTTCAGCAGGGGCTGGAGGATGGGAATTCAGCTCGGCCGTACGTAAACCGTGCTTCGGATGAGCCTTCTAGTGTTCCGGCCATGCTAGAGTGGTTGCCGGGACCGGAAAGTTTTGTTAGGCTAAGTTTGAATTGGCGGTCGAAGCCGGAGTTAAGGAGGAGGCTTGAGAGTGAGCTCAATACGGTCAGGAATTTGGTGAGTAGGATTGAAGAGAAGTTGGGGGTACTTGGTCGGTATGGTAATTCAGATGTGATGGTGGATAGTGGGATTGGTAAAGGGGTTGGAACTAAGCGTGCTCACTCGGAGGTGGCATCGGCTGTTGTTCCACCGCGAGAGCATTCTCAACCTTTGCATCAGTTGAGTTTGTCAGTGTTGGAGAATAGTCAAGGGGTTGGAGAAATCGTTGAGAAGGAGAAGAGGACGCCCAAGGCAAACCAGTTCTATCGCAATTCGGAGTTCTTGCTTGGGAAAGAAAGGTTTCCACCTTCAGGGAGTAACAAGAAGTCTAAATTGAATGGGAAGAAGCATGATGCAGGTGAGATGGGACATGGAATGGGATTGAAGCTTTTGAAGAGTTGTGGTTCGTTGCTTGAGAAATTGATGAAGCACAAGCATGGTTGGGTGTTTAATACTCCAGTTGACGTTGAGGGTCTTGGTTTACACGATTATTTTGATATCATCCCGCATCCAATGGACCTGGGTGCTGTGAAGTCACGGCTGAACAAGAATTTGTACAAATCACCCAAGGAGTTTGCTGAGGATGTGAGACTTACATTTCGCAATGCCATGACTTATAATCCCAAAGGACAAGACGTTCATGTAATGGCTGAGCAGCTGTCAGATGTATTTGAGGAGAGATGGGCTGTAATAGAGTCAAATTACAACCACGACATGAGATTTGACCTAGATTATGGTGCGGCTGGTCGTTCACCTTCACTTCTGTCTAGAAAGGCTCCTGCATTTAGACCCCCGCCTATTGATATGAGACGGATTTTGGATAGGTCAGAATCAATGACGCAACCTCCAAAAATCATGAGTATCACTCCTTCGTCTCGAACCCCTGCTCCCAAAAAGCCCAAGGCCAAAGACCCTCATAAAAGAGACATGACATATGAGGAAAAGCAAAAACTCAGCACAAATCTTCAGGATCTACCTTCTGAGAAGCTAGATGCCATTGTACAGATCATTAAGAAGAGAAACTCAGCACTTTCCCAGCATGATGAAGAAATTGAAGTGGACATTGATAGTGTGGATACGGAGACTCTCTGGGAGCTTGATAGATTTGTGACCAACTATAAGAAAAGCTTGAGCAAAAATAAGAGGAAGCTTGAACTTGCTATTCAAGCTAGAGCACAAGCTGAGAAGAATGCCCTGCAGAAG ATTCAGGCACCAGTTATGGTTGAGATTTCAAAAGAAGCACAAACAG ATGAAAGAAATATTCCCCAATCCTTGCCCGTGCAAGAAGAAGTTCAAGCGGATGGGAGTAAGACAAGTGGTTCAAGCAGCTCCAGCAGTGATTCAGGCTCTTCATCAAGTGTTACTTTGATTAATTATTTAGTCAAGAGATATCTTAACCATTATTATTCTTGCTACTGCATGTTCACTTCTGCTTATCGTTTTAGTCGTGTTCTgtctgatttttatttattttatttttgcagATTCTGA